tgtgcacaaataaatgctgcagctcctccagaccaacagaggtttcccgtgtcttgtgaagtgacggggctccgcagcgagaaacgttatcagctgcacccggtcggagacggtaacgtttctcttcctgctcagccggcaccgacccgcttttcctgctcagcctccggtgtctccctccgaagagggagacaccggaggctgaggcaggaaaagccagcagtgattcatagagagaccttcgtctggtcagctaacattactgccaagcaggtgaaatatagagtgatattgtggttttagctgacgtgtgtcgtctcactgttttgagcaatgttcgttcatgtctatgtagagcgagcaagtgcgagcccgccgctgacttttgttgacttaacggccacaggtgtcgctgttaacaagcaattctgaaagttacaaatagttcCTTTAAAGTTCCCTTTCGTTATGGTTTGCCACAAATCACTTATTCATGTGAGGGAGTGAATCAGTGGCATTTACGTCCATGTGTTTATTAATCATTTACTGTCCTCTGACAGGACCCGGTCTACAGCCGCCCCCATCACCTGGCTAATCAGAAGATCTGTAACGGGGAATGGTCCTACGAGGTGAAACGCATTGAAGGATGTCCAGTGTTCACCTATCCTGTGGCCAGAACCTGCGACTGTGTCCAATGTAACGCAGACGGAAACACAAACTGTGAGCGCTTTCCTGGAGATATAGCCACCTGTTAAAGAAACCTATCGTCTATCCTACATTTACTTAATATTGTGTCACTTGACTTGGTACTAAAATAAACAGGTATCACTTTTTggagttttgtcttttttttcacaagtaacattatgttttaaatgtgtcctTTAATGTCTCGGCTGTCTTTGATCAGAATCATCAGTCTCgcatttcaatctgctctgctctgtcgTTGTTAACGCCGCCAACAGTTTGTCAACACAGATGAAATGTCACAAGTCAGTGCAGGAGAAATTGTCTGTAGATGAAGCAGCGAGATAGCAGAGTGACTTTAAAGTCATAAAGGCCGACTGAGAGATTGAATGTCCCACCAACAGTTTTCCTTTTCGTCC
This window of the Sebastes fasciatus isolate fSebFas1 chromosome 2, fSebFas1.pri, whole genome shotgun sequence genome carries:
- the LOC141759915 gene encoding gonadotropin subunit beta-1-like; this translates as MKLYRYLRCTRQRMQLVVMAAVLALAGAGQDCRLLCHLTNIRIPVEGCNQTQFIDTTICEGQCHYEDPVYSRPHHLANQKICNGEWSYEVKRIEGCPVFTYPVARTCDCVQCNADGNTNCERFPGDIATC